Proteins encoded in a region of the Misgurnus anguillicaudatus chromosome 9, ASM2758022v2, whole genome shotgun sequence genome:
- the LOC129424124 gene encoding lysosomal membrane ascorbate-dependent ferrireductase CYB561A3 produces MMHLRVSFYVLYILSMCLGLLCVMFVCLWSGTWRGGFAWDGSFLQFNWHPVLMVTGLVVLYGNAVLLYRVPLPWSRWWCKVAHAGLLLVALVLCLLGVSAAFDFHSANNIPHLYSLHSWTGIVTVATFTLQWSVGFGAFLLPWTSLAFRSFLKPIHLWMGMAIFILGLISSLSGINEKLLLTLVGRNGSNTEPYSALPSEALFANSLGILVALFGLVVLKILSNKEWNNTEFEQESDRPLLADAR; encoded by the exons ATG ATGCATTTGCGAGTATCCTTCTATGTGCTCTACATACTTAGTATGTGTCTAGGGCTTTTGTGtgtgatgtttgtgtgtctatgGAGTGGGACCTGGAGAGGAGGTTTTGCCTGGGATGGTTCTTTTCTGCAGTTTAACTGGCACCCTGTGCTGATGGTGACAGGTCTGGTGGTACTGTATGGAAATG CTGTACTCCTGTACCGGGTTCCTCTCCCCTGGAGTAGATGGTGGTGCAAAGTGGCTCATGCAGGGCTGCTGCTGGTTGCACTTGTGCTCTGTTTGTTAGGTGTGAGTGCTGCTTTTGACTTTCACAGTGCCAACAACATCCCTCACCTGTATTCCCTGCACAGCTGGACTGGGATCGTAACAGTGGCCACGTTTACTTTGCAG TGGTCTGTTGGTTTTGGTGCATTTTTATTGCCCTGGACTTCTTTGGCATTTAGAAGCTTTTTGAAACCTATTCATCTCTGGATGGGCATGGCTATATTTATCCTGGGTCTTATCTCCAGCCTGTCAGGAATCAATGAGAAACTACTCCTTACTTT AGTTGGGAGAAATGGAAGCAATACAGAACCATATAGTGCGTTGCCTTCTGAAGCTCTGTTTGCAAACTCATTAGGTATTTTAGTTGCTTTGTTTGGGTTGGTGGTGTTGAAAATTCTGTCCAATAAGGAATGGAACAATACAGAGTTTGAACAAGAAAGTGACAGg CCTTTGCTGGCAGATGCAAGATGA